One Phaseolus vulgaris cultivar G19833 chromosome 11, P. vulgaris v2.0, whole genome shotgun sequence genomic window carries:
- the LOC137829289 gene encoding xyloglucan endotransglucosylase/hydrolase protein 31-like yields the protein MPSSLSPFLHMIHVLSLLVLSCMIYSGCAQGPPSPGYYPSSKISPVSFNQGFKNLWGPQHQRIDQGSLTIWLDTSSGSGFKSLHSYKSGYFGAAIKLQPGYTAGVITSLYLSNNQDHPGNHDEIDIEFLGTTPDKPYVLQTNVYIRGSGDVNIVGREMRFHLWFDPTQDFHNYGILWKPTELIFFVDDVPVRRYPRKSEATYPTRPMYVYGSIWDASAWATEGGKYKADYKYQPFIGRYKNFKLQGCTSESSASCRPPSGSPSGFGSLSPQQFRAMQWVQNNYMVYNYCHDPRRDHNLIPEC from the exons ATGCCATCATCACTATCCCCTTTCCTCCATATGATTCATGTTCTCTCCCTTCTTGTACTCTCATGTATGATTTATTCTGGTTGTGCTCAGGGACCACCTTCACCTGGCTACTACCCCAGTTCCAAAATTAGTCCTGTTAGCTTTAATCAAGGGTTTAAAAACCTTTGGGGACCTCAGCATCAGAGAATAGACCAAGGCTCATTGACAATATGGCTAGACACTAGCTCAG GGAGTGGATTCAAGTCACTTCACTCTTATAAGTCTGGATACTTTGGTGCTGCAATTAAGCTTCAACCTGGTTACACTGCAGGAGTCATTACATCTCTCTAC CTTTCAAACAACCAAGACCACCCCGGAAACCACGATGAAATTGACATAGAGTTCCTTGGTACGACGCCAGATAAGCCATATGTCTTGCAGACAAATGTATACATCAGAGGAAGTGGAGATGTGAATATTGTAGGAAGAGAGATGAGGTTTCATCTCTGGTTTGACCCAACACAGGATTTTCACAACTATGGCATTCTATGGAAACCCACTGAGTTAAT ATTTTTTGTGGATGATGTCCCAGTAAGAAGGTATCCAAGGAAAAGTGAGGCCACATACCCTACAAGGCCAATGTATGTGTATGGGTCAATTTGGGATGCATCTGCTTGGGCAACAGAGGGTGGAAAATACAAAGCTGACTATAAGTACCAACCCTTCATTGGTAGGTACAAAAACTTCAAACTTCAAGGTTGCACTAGTGAAAGCTCTGCCTCATGCAGGCCACCTTCTGGCTCTCCATCTGGCTTTGGAAGTTTGAGCCCTCAGCAGTTCAGGGCCATGCAATGGGTCCAAAACAACTACATGGTGTACAACTATTGCCATGATCCTAGGAGAGACCACAATCTGATCCCAGAAtgctaa
- the LOC137820438 gene encoding probable glucuronoxylan glucuronosyltransferase IRX7: MALHKTAPNSRGYYVKMKLLHKHGRLHHHQEKNCFYKYYKWLLWLSLSLYFFTSYLISNNNTPKQPPSLKTTHGSRTLIESNNTAPPQSLNYLGHGSLKNLKVFVYDLPPKYNTDWLSNERCSKHLFASEVAIHRALLTSEVRTFDPYEADFFFVPVYVSCNFSTINGFPAIGHARSLIASAVNLVSSEYPFWNRSRGSDHVFVASHDFGSCFHTLEDVAVADGVPEIMRNSIVLQTFGVVHDHPCQKVEHVVIPPYISPESVQDTMDNSPVNGRRDIWVFFRGKMELHPKNVSGRFYSKKVRTMIWRKFNGDRRFYLQRHRFAGYQSEIARSVFCLCPLGWAPWSPRLVESVALGCVPVVIADGIQLPFSSVVKWSEISITVAEKDVGRLAEILERVAATNLSTIQKNLWDPATRRALLFNNQVGEGDATWQVLHALSEKLERSYRASRVSRQLDFDT, encoded by the exons ATGGCTCTGCACAAAACAGCCCCAAATAGCAGGGGGTACTATGTGAAGATGAAGCTCCTTCACAAACATGGCCGGCTTCATCACCACCAagaaaaaaactgtttttacaAATACTATAAATGGCTTCTCTGGCTCTCTCTTTCCCTCTATTTCTTCACTTCCTACCTCATCAGCAACAACAACACCCCCAAACAACCACCTTCCCTCAAAACAACTCATGGCTCCAGAACTCTTATTGAATCAAACAACACAGCTCCTCCACAGTCTCTAAACTATCTAG GGCATGGGTCGCTGAAGAACTTGAAGGTGTTTGTGTACGATCTTCCGCCGAAATACAACACGGATTGGTTATCAAACGAGAGGTGCAGCAAACATTTGTTTGCGTCGGAGGTTGCCATTCACAGGGCTTTGTTGACCAGCGAGGTGCGAACTTTTGACCCTTACGAAGCTGACTTTTTCTTCGTACCGGTTTACGTCTCTTGCAACTTCAGCACCATCAACGGCTTCCCCGCGATTGGTCACGCGCGCTCCCTCATCGCCTCCGCGGTCAACCTCGTCTCGTCGGAGTATCCTTTCTGGAACCGGAGCAGGGGCTCCGACCACGTATTCGTGGCGTCGCATGATTTCGGCTCGTGTTTCCACACGCTG GAGGATGTGGCGGTGGCTGATGGCGTGCCAGAAATTATGAGAAACTCGATCGTGTTGCAGACGTTTGGCGTTGTGCACGACCACCCATGCCAGAAGGTTGAGCATGTGGTAATTCCGCCGTACATTTCGCCGGAAAGTGTGCAGGACACGATGGATAACTCTCCGGTGAACGGACGGCGAGATATTTGGGTTTTCTTCCGGGGCAAAATGGAACTTCATCCCAAGAACGTTAGTGGACGATTTTACAGCAA GAAAGTGAGGACAATGATATGGCGAAAGTTCAACGGCGACCGGAGGTTTTACCTGCAGAGACACAGGTTTGCCGGTTACCAGTCAGAGATTGCACGTTCGGTGTTTTGTCTGTGCCCTTTAGGGTGGGCCCCGTGGAGTCCTAGACTAGTAGAGTCCGTCGCTTTGGGTTGCGTGCCGGTAGTTATAGCGGACGGTATCCAGTTGCCGTTTTCCTCCGTCGTGAAGTGGTCGGAGATATCGATCACGGTGGCGGAGAAGGACGTGGGGAGGCTGGCGGAGATACTGGAGCGCGTGGCGGCGACGAACCTGAGCACGATTCAAAAGAACCTGTGGGACCCAGCGACAAGAAGGGCACTACTTTTTAACAACCAGGTTGGGGAAGGGGATGCCACGTGGCAGGTCCTACATGCTTTGAGCGAAAAGCTTGAAAGGTCCTATAGGGCTTCGAGAGTTTCACGCCAATTGGATTTTGACACGTAA